The following is a genomic window from Mycteria americana isolate JAX WOST 10 ecotype Jacksonville Zoo and Gardens unplaced genomic scaffold, USCA_MyAme_1.0 Scaffold_43, whole genome shotgun sequence.
CCCAAAACAGGGGCGATGCGATGCTCGTGCACCGCGGTGCTCGCGTGCCACGACGCTCGTGCACCGGGATGCTCGTGCACCGGGATGCCCGCGCGCTGGGACGCTCGTGGTTTGGGATGCCCTCccgtgttttttttccctgcccgAGAGTTGGAGCCAGCGGCACGAACCTGCGGTGGaaggcgggagggcggcgggcgcgTGGCTGTGCGCGGGGGCCGGCGTCGTCGTCACCGCCACCGCCTGCCCCTGGCCGCTCACCAGGACGGAGGAGGACGGGCCGCTGAACTGGCTGAGCGCAGGGGAAGCCTGGCTGGTGGGAGGCTGCTGCTTCGTTTGCAGGATGATCCCCTGGGGCACCTGcgtgggattaaaaaaaaaaaaaaacaaaaacaaaaaaacaaaaaaccccagaagttgAAAACATGCCCTAAACCCATCGCTTTTTCATCCGCGAACACCATCAATTCAGCACAAACGCGCGAGGAGGGAAGGGACGGTTTGCTGCGCTGGCCCCGTCTGTCTCCCCAACCTCAGCGCTGGGAGACGGAGGGGAGAGAAGCCAAAAAGGCGCCTGCCGAGCTCCCCCCGTCCAGCTCCGCTGGCACCCGGGGGTCTAAACCACGGGAACGGGCCCCGCACGCTCGAAAAAAAGCAAATCGGATCCTTATAAGGGGAGTTTGCTTTAAGTTAATACGCAGTTAAATAACACCAAGCTCAAGCATTGCCCTTTTCATTCCCTGTtcctcttcccccgcccccccccaagtgaatacaaaataaataactgCAGTTTAATTTTAGAAGCCTGTTTTTTTTGGGTACTTCACTGGGAAGTCCCTGACCCCCCCCTCTCCATCAGCGAGGCAGCGTTAACGAGGGCTGGACCGGTCCCTGAGCATCCCCCTGGAATACCTGCACCCCACAGACCCAGCCCGAACACCCGCACCCCCTCAAATCACAAACTTGGGCAGGATTCGACCCTGCCCGGACAGGACAGGTCTGGGGGGATGCTTGTCAGGGGAGAACGGGGCACGCTTTTATTTCTGCGGTCGCAAACGCCTTCTCCTCGTCTTATTTACAAACCACTACGTAAATCGCATCCGTGGAAGACGCCTCTCCTACAAGCGCTATACCTTAAGGTATGCACGTGCATTCTTGCGACGACAGGCGGCAGAGCCAGACGTAACCCACGGCACAAACCCGCTCGGCACCCCAAAAACCCCCGAAGAACGAGGGGGCTGCGCCGAGGAAGCAGCACCTGGTTCAGCTCTACGGCAGAAGCCCCCGGGACCTGCCTGGGAGGAACCAGACGGGTTTTGCTTCCGATTTTGCCTTTAATCCCTCGGCTCCCCGACGGCGGGAGGCTCGCGGCCGCGCTTTGCCACGCTACCTCCCCTCCTGACCTACGCCCGGCGTGAGACCCTCGGCGGCACTTATTTACCTGCTGGAACCTGTCCAGTATTTGCTTCTGCTGAGGAGCGGGGTTGGGGATGGCCGGGAGGGTTTGGAATTGGCTCGGGACCATCGGaaagctcctctgctgctccgcGGTTAGGTGGAGAGCGTGGGTGGGAGTGGGAGGTTTGATCTGGCCCTGGGACGGGAACTGCAGCTGGAAGTGGGGGGAGTGGGCGTGCGGGACCTCCGCCGGCGCCGGGAGCTGGACCTGGAGctgcgccggcggcggggcggcttcTGCCTGCGCCGGCGGGGGCTGGAAgggcggctggggctgggagggtgggcgcagggggtgctgcccccccccgaGGGGGGACGAGGCCAGCTGGTTCTGGATGACGTACAGGCCGGGCATGGGCGCCTGAGGGGTGCAGGAGCGGGAGAGCGGCTCGGAGGGGGGCCGGGAGAGGGTCTGCGGCTGGGAGGGGGGCCGGGAGTGGGGTCGCGAGGGGGggcgggagaggggctggggctgagaggggggccgggaggggtggggggactgCATTTGGGAGAGGTGGGCGGCCGGGAGCTGCGGGCTGTCCCCCAGGGGAGGATGAGGTAGCGAAGGGGACGGGGAGGCTCCAGGGAGCTTCTGCTGCCCTGCAGGTAActgaaacagagaaggaaagaggaagaagttaGTCGAAGCTCAGGAAGGAATCTTGCCCTCGCAGACGCCCACGGCTTTCTCGGCTCCGTCGAACACGACGGCGAACCGCGCAGGCAGGGCGAACCGCTCTGAAAGCGGCTTCCCAAATCGCTCGTAGAGCATCTCTGCCTCCTGCGGTAACGAAGGCCCGGGAAAACGAGCTCCTGCTCTCGGTCTGGCCTAGCACCCTCCCTAAGCCCCCTGCGTAAcgctgctggggcagcccccgTCCCACCCGGGGACACTGGGGGGCACGGCACCGCTGTTGGACCGGCCCAGCCCCGAGCGTGCCCCGGTgccacttttaaaagcatttttagggTCAGGATAAGGTAAAACTGCAGGAGGGCATCTACCCTGGCTTCGCTCGGGCTTCCAAAAGCAGCTCCGTGCCGCAGCCACGACAGCTGAGGCAGGGACCCCCGGGCCGGGATGCCCAGCCCGTCCGGCCTCTCCGtgagagcagagaagcagcattttctcGTTTTCTTCCCCAAAACCACCCTTAGCGCTGCCCCCAGGACTGGCCGGAGCGATGCTCGGACATATCCTGCCCTCCTTTCTCACCGCAGCCGATGCAAATCTGAGGCTGCCGCtcccctggggaagggggtcCGTGGCCACCGGCTCCTCAGAGCGCTGCTGGAGCGGCTAATGCCGGCCAAGGGTTAACGAGGATGGCCCTAACGGCCCTCGCTGCTGTGAGTGCCCACTCAGCATCCCACTATTTAAATTTCTGGGAAGAGATTCACCCTGGGAGCTATGCTCTCCCTGTGCCTCAGGGTATCCCTCTGATTAACAGCAATTACAGTACTTCGTAACTACCAATCGCTATGGAAATATAAAGAattgggggggggaaaaaccccaaaacggTAACAAAGCCTCTGGCAGGGACAAAAACGTATCAGACAGCGGCTTGCGAGTgcgaagggagagaaaaagaaaaagcaacgcAGGGCGGCAGCAGCTTTCAGGGTTAGTGAGGACCTGCAGGCAAGCGAGCGGGAGCAGCCGGAGCTCGGAGGGGAGACggacggacagagggacgggCGGTGGGGtggcgggcagggggaggagagctGCACCTCCAGGCGGAGAGGGGACTCCCACAGCCCCCCGATTTTGGTCGCAGCTCGCCCGTCTGCACGCCTGGGGCTGGGagttgtgggtttggggtgtAGGGGCTGAAAACCCCCGAACGGCtggcccggcagcggcggcagctcGCCTTCGCCAAGCGATAAATTACCGGAGTCCGCTTAATTCTTGGCACTGAGCTGCCGGGTGCAGGAGGGAGcacttctcccctctcctttccacCAAGGCAGGCGGAGCGGAGCAAACCCGGCTGCTTCGCTTTGAAAACAAAACCGCGGCCGTTTCGTCGGCTACGTGCAGATCCAGCGGAGAAAACTGGACCGGAGGAAGAGCTTGGAAGCTTTACAGATGAGCAGGGCAAAAATAAATGCCGGGAGATGGCTGACGTCACCCGAACCCTCTGCTTAGCGCGATGCACTCCATCGCACGGTTTTCCCGCTGCCGGATCAGTTTTCCATACGGCAGCATGCTCCGCACACGGGCGATGCGCCCAGGGCCGGCCTAGAGCAGCGGTTCCTCCGGCAGCACCGTCTCCATCCTCGCAAGGATCTGCCACCCCGGGGCAGTTCAGCTGTGCCGGCAGTTTGGTGAACGCCTCCACGGCAGGACTCTGGGTCACCGCAAGCTGCCACGTGCGGCTTGACCGGCACCGAACGCTTGGGGACGGAGCCCTGCGGCCGGGGGAGAAGCATCCCTGCAGCCACCTCTCCCCCCCCACGGCGGTTCTCACGCCGGGTGACAGCGCTCGGGGGTCCCGGCTCCTGCCGAGAGAGGGGGAAAGCGGGGAAGCAGGGGGGGGTTCTCCGGGGGACGGATCAGACAGACACTGGGGGGAGaagtgggatggggaggggaccGACGCAGGAGGGGCGAGGGCTATCTGGCAAGCCAGCGcctgctggggagggctggccgGGAGCTGGGCTTTGGGGTTCGGTTCCTCGGGCTCGGCCGCTGCCGGGCCCCGGTGCTGGGCCAGCTGCCGGCCGGGGAGCCACACCGGTGCTGCCGCTGACTATCACCGAGGCCGGGACGCTGGTGGTGGCGCCTGGGGCGGTGGCTACGACGGGCAGAGGCGTTGGCGGGCGCGGTGGTGCCGCCGATTCGGTGCCCTCTCCCGCCACGCCGGGTAAAACTCCAGTTGCCACCGGCTCCCGTCCAACACAGCGACCGCGTTTACGTGTTTAGCAGCGACCGCGTTTACGGGTCCTCCCCCTTCGCCTGCCTCTCGCCGCATCCATCCCCGCGCTCTTCCCGGCACCGCTACACCTACTTCATCGGCAACGCCGCAGGGCGGCTGCCGAAGAGAAAACCATGGCTGCTCTCGCCCCGGATGCGGGCACCGCATCTTCCAGGGCTCATGGCTGGTCCCGCTACGGCCGGCGAGGGAAACAGCTCTCtctggaggtgggagagggactTTGCAGGGGAAGGCGCGGGGTTCCGTCCCGTCCGACCACAGTCCGATAACGCAACCGCAGCGATATTCAGCACAATCGCAGATTTAGGTACATGCCGGCAAAAAGCCTACCGTGAAACGCAGGAGAAGCCCCGCGCCGCGTCGCCTACGAGTTAATGCTCTACCTGGCACCTCAACCCACGTTAAACGGCAAATCAAAAGCCGGAGGAGCCGGGGCGCACCGCGCGCGTGCCAGTCTGCCTCGTTTTAATTACGCTGAAACACCAGGAGGTGACTGTCAACATCAAGGCCAAATACCTAGAAAGACGTATCCGTGCTACTCGTTATGCCAAAAAATGTTCAAATAGGAATTTTAAAGCTTCCCagtattgaaataataataataataataaaatagtaggGAGCGCTCGctctcttcccatttctttctctggtaATTCAGGAACTTTGGTAGGTCACGGACCAGCACCCACTTTTATGAATACGAgtttaagaagaaggaaaacacacaacGGTTCAAATCCGGCATCTAAACCGTCACCAAACCCTTTACCAGTGTAGGTAAGGCCAGATGGGACGTCCGCAGCCCTCGCTGGACCGACCTCGACCTCCTCGCGCCGGTACACGGGTGGGCCGCGCCCCGCAGCAGGGACTCTGGCAACGAGACGCTGGGTGTTGCTGCCCCCCCGGCTGCCGTCGTCGTTTCCAGAGCCACCCAATTAATTTTAAAGGCCTGACTCGAGCTAACGAAGGTAGAAAACCCTAACTGGGGAAGCAGGACTGACGCCGCGGGCTGAGCTCAACCCTGAGCCGCAGACGGAGCACGGGGACCGGGCGGACGCCGGGTCCACGCTGACCCCTCTGTGCCGCGGTGGTGGCTTTGGTGACCTGGTGATGGCACTCGACCACACGCAGAGCGGCCCCGAGCCCCGCTTGTTGCTCTCGGCAGCTTTAAATTTAAACACCTACTGAGGAAGGGAATTGCCCTACGGTGGGAAGACAACACGTAAAGAACGAAGACTACGCAGGAGCGCTTCTAGCACGTACGGCGTGTAAAGCCAGCCCAAAAGCGGGGCTCTCCAGAGCCCGCCGCGCTTGGTGTCGGTCTCCAAACACCCAACGGGCTGCAAACACGGCGGCTACTGCCCAGAGGGGCTCTACTTGCCTGCTGTAGGAACATCTGCATGGAGTCCTGGTTGATGACGGCTCCGGCGGCTGCCTGCCCCAGGATGATCTTCTCCGGGCTGGAGGCcaagctggggctgggctgggaagtCACGGGCTGctgggcgggcggcggagggggcggcggcggcggcacgtTGAGCTGGAGCGGCGCGGGCGGCTGGGAGGCGGTTTGGACGGTGAGGATGGAGGACTGGTCGGCACTGGGCAGCAGGCTGGCACCCGAGGCGGGCTGCGGCTGGACGAGGCCGGGGCTttggctgctggtggtggccgAGGCTTGGATGCTCACCGCCTGGCCGAGGTTCTCGGTGGCGTTGAGCATGGCCACCTGGTTGGGCAGCGTCACCCCCTGGATCACCGTCTGCCCCGTCTGGCCCAGCGAGGCGGCCACGGAGGGTTGGCTCTGCGTGGTCAAGCTGCCTGCCAGCGAAACGGGCATCTGGAAGAGAGCCGGCT
Proteins encoded in this region:
- the LOC142403709 gene encoding LOW QUALITY PROTEIN: uncharacterized protein LOC142403709 (The sequence of the model RefSeq protein was modified relative to this genomic sequence to represent the inferred CDS: inserted 2 bases in 1 codon) — translated: KRGRCVGREPVATGVLPGVAGEGTESAAPPRPPTPLPVVATAPGATTSVPASVIVSGSTGVAPRXRQLAQHRGPAAAEPEEPNPKAQLPASPPQQALACQIALAPPASVPSPSHFSPQCLSDPSPGEPPPASPLSPSLGRSRDPRALSPGVRTAVGGERWLQGCFSPGRRAPSPSVRCRSSRTWQLAVTQSPAVEAFTKLPAQLNCPGVADPCEDGDGAAGGTAALGRPWAHRPSSKLFLRSSFLRWICT